In one window of Nitrospirota bacterium DNA:
- a CDS encoding chemotaxis protein → AEAAGEMLQKLVPDIQKTAELVQEITAASSEQNAGAEQINKAIQQLDQVIQQNAGASEEMASTSEELASQAEQLQSAIAFFKVSDSSRGAAQLRTVEGAPAKRAAARAKIASTGYTVRPVKNSGVALSLGNGNGSGAAQDDEFERF, encoded by the coding sequence TGGCGGAGGCAGCCGGCGAGATGCTCCAGAAGCTGGTCCCCGACATCCAGAAGACGGCGGAGCTGGTGCAGGAGATCACGGCGGCAAGCAGCGAACAGAACGCCGGGGCCGAGCAGATCAACAAGGCGATCCAGCAGCTCGATCAGGTCATCCAGCAGAATGCAGGGGCGTCCGAGGAGATGGCCTCGACCTCGGAAGAGCTCGCCTCCCAGGCCGAGCAGCTCCAGAGCGCCATCGCCTTCTTCAAAGTCAGTGATAGCAGCAGGGGTGCGGCACAGCTCCGTACTGTTGAGGGTGCACCGGCAAAGAGGGCTGCTGCCAGGGCTAAGATTGCCTCTACGGGATACACCGTGAGGCCGGTGAAAAACTCCGGAGTAGCACTGAGCCTTGGAAACGGCAACGGCTCAGGCGCCGCACAGGACGACGAGTTCGAACGGTTCTGA